In one Inquilinus sp. Marseille-Q2685 genomic region, the following are encoded:
- a CDS encoding glutamine synthetase family protein produces the protein MAQPSSRAASSRTAAPARFTAPRVTGDDARKLVQEGGYNHVKVALTDVDGILRGKYISRDKFLSALEKGFGFCDVIVGWDSHDQLYDNARYTGWHTAYPDAPVRILPETMRRLPFENDLPFFLCELADQAEAVCPRALLRRMLDKAAGMGFGLKAAFEYEFFLFDETPHSVREKHYRNLTSLTPGFFGYSTLRNTVWSDLYHEILSTMQALDCEIEGLHTETGPGVLEAAIAVDDGLAAADKATLFRTFTKVIAQRNNLMATFMSKWSNEVPGQSGHIHMSLVDGKGKPAFHDPKDPHGMSAVMRHFVAGQQALMPELLAMIAQTVNAYSRLVPGFWAPTSATWGVENRTTALRVIQGGPKSQRVEFRIAAADATPYIVLAAALGAGLWGLERKLELGEPVKGNAYAKTFPRRMELPRTLWDAAQRLRASKPARGLFGDDWVEHFAATREWEEREFRKHITDWELARYFEII, from the coding sequence ATGGCGCAACCCTCATCCCGGGCCGCGAGCTCTCGCACCGCAGCCCCTGCCCGCTTCACCGCCCCACGCGTTACTGGCGACGACGCCCGCAAGCTGGTGCAGGAGGGCGGGTACAACCACGTCAAGGTGGCGCTGACCGATGTCGACGGCATCCTGCGCGGCAAGTACATCTCGCGCGACAAGTTCCTGTCGGCGCTGGAGAAGGGCTTCGGCTTCTGCGACGTGATCGTCGGCTGGGACAGCCACGACCAGCTCTACGACAACGCCCGCTACACCGGCTGGCACACCGCCTATCCCGACGCGCCGGTGCGCATCCTGCCGGAGACGATGCGCCGCCTGCCCTTCGAGAACGACCTGCCCTTCTTCCTGTGCGAGCTGGCCGACCAGGCCGAGGCGGTGTGCCCGCGCGCCCTGCTGCGCCGGATGCTGGACAAGGCCGCCGGCATGGGCTTCGGCCTGAAGGCGGCGTTCGAATACGAGTTCTTCCTGTTCGACGAGACGCCGCATTCGGTGCGCGAGAAGCACTACCGCAACCTGACCAGCCTGACGCCCGGCTTCTTCGGCTATTCGACGCTGCGCAACACGGTGTGGTCGGACCTGTACCACGAGATCCTGTCCACCATGCAGGCGCTGGACTGCGAGATCGAGGGGCTGCACACCGAGACCGGGCCGGGCGTGCTGGAGGCGGCGATCGCCGTCGATGACGGCCTGGCCGCCGCCGACAAGGCGACGCTGTTCCGCACCTTCACCAAGGTGATCGCCCAGCGCAACAACCTGATGGCCACCTTCATGTCGAAGTGGTCGAACGAGGTGCCTGGGCAGAGCGGCCACATCCACATGTCGCTGGTCGACGGCAAGGGCAAGCCGGCCTTCCACGACCCGAAGGACCCGCACGGGATGAGCGCCGTCATGCGCCATTTCGTGGCCGGCCAGCAGGCGCTGATGCCGGAGCTCCTGGCCATGATCGCGCAGACGGTGAACGCCTATTCCCGGCTGGTGCCGGGCTTCTGGGCGCCGACCTCGGCGACCTGGGGGGTGGAGAACCGGACCACGGCGCTGCGCGTGATCCAGGGCGGGCCGAAGAGCCAGCGGGTCGAGTTCCGCATCGCCGCCGCCGACGCCACCCCCTACATCGTCCTGGCCGCGGCGCTGGGCGCCGGCCTGTGGGGCCTCGAGCGCAAGCTGGAGCTGGGCGAGCCGGTCAAGGGCAACGCCTATGCCAAGACCTTCCCGCGCCGGATGGAGCTGCCGCGCACGCTGTGGGACGCGGCGCAGCGGCTGCGCGCGTCGAAACCCGCGCGCGGCCTGTTCGGCGACGACTGGGTGGAGCATTTCGCCGCGACCCGCGAATGGGAGGAGCGCGAATTCCGCAAGCACATCACCGATTGGGAACTGGCACGGTACTTCGAGATCATCTGA
- a CDS encoding SDR family oxidoreductase produces the protein MDLGLTGKTVLVTGGSKGIGLACARAFLAEGARVAIVSRARANLDRAAAELPGSVAIAADLTDAAAALAAVEAAERALGPIDVLVNSAGAARRTPVEELTPAAYKAAMDAKFFSYINVIDPVVKRMAARGAGVVVNVIGNGGKVPATVHIAGGAANAALMLATAGLATAYAGKGVRVVGVNPGLTETERVAEGLQAETRLHGITLEEARQRAVSRIPLGRGAQPEEIADAVLFLASAKASYITGVNITMDGLQSPVVV, from the coding sequence ATGGATCTCGGCCTGACCGGAAAGACCGTGCTGGTGACCGGCGGATCGAAGGGCATCGGCCTGGCCTGCGCCAGGGCCTTCCTGGCCGAGGGCGCGCGCGTCGCCATCGTGTCGCGCGCCCGAGCCAATCTCGACCGCGCCGCGGCGGAACTGCCCGGAAGCGTCGCCATCGCCGCCGACCTGACCGACGCCGCGGCGGCGCTGGCGGCGGTCGAGGCGGCGGAGCGCGCGCTAGGCCCGATCGACGTGCTGGTCAATTCGGCCGGCGCCGCCCGGCGCACCCCGGTGGAGGAGCTGACCCCGGCCGCCTACAAGGCGGCGATGGACGCCAAGTTCTTCTCCTACATCAACGTCATCGATCCGGTGGTGAAGCGCATGGCCGCGCGCGGCGCCGGCGTGGTGGTCAACGTCATCGGCAATGGCGGCAAGGTGCCGGCCACCGTCCACATCGCCGGCGGCGCCGCCAACGCCGCGCTGATGCTGGCCACCGCCGGCCTCGCCACCGCCTATGCCGGCAAGGGCGTCCGCGTGGTCGGCGTCAACCCCGGCCTGACCGAAACCGAGCGGGTGGCCGAAGGGCTGCAGGCCGAGACCCGGCTGCACGGCATCACCCTGGAGGAGGCTCGGCAACGGGCGGTGTCGCGCATCCCGCTCGGCCGCGGGGCGCAGCCGGAGGAGATCGCCGACGCGGTGCTGTTCCTGGCCTCGGCCAAGGCGAGCTACATCACCGGCGTCAATATCACGATGGATGGGCTGCAGAGCCCCGTGGTCGTCTAG
- a CDS encoding DMT family transporter: protein MVTNAASKAPGLSVQGLGFLVATSLIWGFNWPLVKYLVAVLPPFSVRAASGLIGTALVLAIALARRESLMPPRGQWGRLCLAASLNVTAWMALTTLSLLWLRASETTILAYTPPIWAGLLAWPLLGERPTPARGIGLVLGLSGIVLLVAHGTPGEADIAAKLPGVAFALAGSMLFALGTVLAKRAPVAMPPMALVAWQTGLGLLPLLLFWLLFEQPDFAALDAGHWLALVYGGALAFGLAYVAWFAALRRLPASVATIGALVTPVIGVLASVALLGDPFGLREIGALALTLGGVALATFAR, encoded by the coding sequence ATGGTGACGAACGCCGCGTCCAAGGCACCGGGCCTGTCGGTCCAGGGGCTGGGATTCCTGGTCGCGACCAGCCTGATATGGGGCTTCAACTGGCCCCTGGTGAAGTACCTGGTGGCGGTGCTGCCGCCCTTCTCGGTGCGGGCGGCGAGCGGCCTGATCGGCACCGCCCTGGTGCTGGCGATCGCCCTGGCCCGGCGCGAATCCCTGATGCCGCCGCGCGGCCAATGGGGCCGGCTGTGCCTAGCGGCGTCGCTCAACGTCACCGCCTGGATGGCGCTGACCACCCTGTCGCTGCTGTGGCTGCGGGCGTCGGAGACGACGATCCTGGCCTACACCCCGCCGATCTGGGCCGGGCTTCTGGCCTGGCCGCTCCTGGGCGAGCGGCCGACGCCGGCCCGCGGCATCGGCCTGGTGCTCGGCCTGTCCGGCATCGTGCTGCTGGTGGCGCACGGCACGCCTGGCGAGGCCGATATCGCCGCCAAGCTGCCCGGCGTCGCCTTCGCCCTGGCCGGGTCGATGCTGTTCGCGCTCGGCACCGTGCTGGCCAAGCGGGCGCCGGTGGCGATGCCGCCGATGGCCCTGGTGGCTTGGCAGACCGGGCTCGGCCTGCTGCCGCTGCTGCTGTTCTGGCTGCTGTTCGAGCAGCCGGATTTCGCGGCGCTGGACGCCGGCCACTGGCTGGCGCTGGTCTATGGCGGCGCCCTCGCCTTCGGCCTGGCCTATGTCGCCTGGTTCGCGGCCCTGCGCCGGCTGCCGGCCTCGGTCGCCACCATCGGGGCGCTGGTGACGCCGGTGATCGGCGTGCTCGCCTCGGTGGCGCTGCTGGGCGACCCGTTCGGCCTGCGCGAGATCGGCGCCCTGGCCCTCACCCTCGGCGGCGTCGCGCTGGCCACCTTCGCCCGCTGA
- a CDS encoding DoxX family protein, translated as MIAAILDSRAFAVLARVVLTFVFWSSGLAKLVDFSASAAVMEGFGLTPGWAVNAATLALQLGASLAIVANRCVWPAAGALAVFTLLTIPVAHPFWAKEGEDAFCDMTVALEHVSLIGGLALAAILSRRSAPDRR; from the coding sequence ATGATCGCGGCGATCCTCGACTCCCGCGCCTTCGCCGTCCTGGCGCGGGTGGTGCTGACCTTCGTCTTCTGGTCCAGCGGCCTGGCCAAGCTGGTCGATTTCAGCGCCAGCGCGGCCGTGATGGAAGGCTTCGGCCTCACCCCCGGATGGGCGGTGAACGCGGCCACGCTGGCGCTGCAGCTCGGCGCCTCGCTGGCGATCGTCGCCAACCGCTGCGTCTGGCCGGCGGCGGGGGCGCTGGCGGTCTTCACCCTCCTGACCATCCCGGTGGCGCATCCGTTCTGGGCCAAGGAGGGCGAGGATGCGTTCTGCGACATGACGGTCGCGCTCGAGCATGTCTCCCTGATTGGCGGGCTCGCCCTGGCCGCGATCCTGTCGCGGCGATCGGCGCCGGACCGGAGATAG
- a CDS encoding MFS transporter → MAAPAGWADLVRGRNGVYALALAGGVTLHAVNMYIATTVMPTVVVDIGGLDFYAWATTLFVVTSILGAALTATLLKTAGPRGAYVVATLLFALGTLVCSLAPDMAVMLAGRSVQGLGGGFLYALAYGLTRVVLPERLWGRAIGLISAMFGVATLIGPAIGGVFAELGAWRAAFWSLLPFAAGFALLAAATLPRTSPDRNERSALPRLQLVLLTAAVLAVSAGSLASDRAWIIAGLAVGVALVAAIAAVEARAGARLLPRRSFGTATPLGALYLMIALLMLSMQPEIFVPYLLQQLHGQSPLGAGYLAALMAIGWTVASFLSSRWQERGGDRLVIAGPALALAGLVLLAAVLPAEGAGDWLLLAPICLGLMLIGVGIGLAWPSLVTRVYQSAPATEQDLAAGGMTTVQLFAIAFGTACAGMVANLAGIAEPGGLAGASSAAFWLAAAFAAAPALGIAVAVKVVRLTGRTGRA, encoded by the coding sequence GTGGCAGCCCCGGCGGGCTGGGCCGATCTGGTCCGCGGCAGGAACGGCGTCTATGCGCTCGCCCTCGCCGGCGGCGTCACGCTGCACGCCGTCAACATGTACATCGCGACCACGGTGATGCCGACCGTGGTGGTCGATATCGGCGGGCTGGATTTCTACGCCTGGGCCACGACGCTGTTCGTGGTGACGTCGATCCTCGGCGCCGCCCTGACCGCGACGCTGCTGAAGACCGCCGGCCCGCGCGGCGCCTATGTCGTCGCCACCCTGCTGTTCGCCCTGGGCACGCTGGTCTGCTCGCTCGCGCCGGACATGGCGGTGATGCTGGCCGGCCGCAGCGTGCAGGGGCTCGGCGGCGGCTTCCTCTACGCGCTGGCCTACGGGCTGACGCGGGTGGTGCTGCCCGAGCGGCTCTGGGGCCGGGCCATCGGCCTGATCTCCGCCATGTTCGGCGTGGCGACGCTGATCGGTCCGGCGATCGGCGGCGTCTTCGCCGAACTCGGCGCCTGGCGCGCCGCCTTCTGGTCGCTGCTGCCCTTCGCCGCCGGCTTCGCGCTCCTCGCCGCCGCCACGCTGCCGCGCACCAGCCCGGACCGGAACGAGCGGTCCGCTCTGCCGCGGCTCCAGCTCGTGCTCCTGACCGCGGCGGTGCTGGCCGTCTCGGCCGGCAGCCTGGCCTCGGACAGGGCGTGGATCATCGCCGGGCTCGCCGTCGGCGTCGCCCTGGTCGCGGCGATCGCAGCGGTCGAGGCGCGGGCCGGGGCAAGGCTGCTGCCCCGCCGGTCCTTCGGCACCGCCACGCCGCTCGGCGCCCTCTACCTGATGATCGCGCTGCTGATGCTGAGCATGCAGCCGGAGATCTTCGTGCCGTATCTGCTGCAGCAGCTGCACGGCCAGTCGCCGCTCGGGGCCGGCTATCTCGCCGCCCTGATGGCGATCGGCTGGACGGTGGCGTCGTTCCTCAGCTCGCGCTGGCAGGAGCGCGGCGGCGACCGCCTCGTCATCGCCGGGCCGGCGCTCGCCCTGGCCGGCCTCGTCCTGCTCGCCGCCGTCCTGCCGGCCGAAGGGGCGGGCGACTGGTTGCTGCTGGCCCCGATCTGCCTCGGCCTGATGCTGATCGGCGTCGGCATCGGCCTGGCCTGGCCCAGCCTCGTCACCCGCGTCTACCAGAGCGCCCCGGCCACCGAACAGGACCTGGCGGCGGGCGGGATGACGACCGTCCAGCTCTTCGCCATCGCCTTCGGCACGGCCTGCGCCGGGATGGTCGCCAACCTCGCCGGCATCGCCGAGCCCGGCGGCCTCGCCGGGGCGTCCAGCGCCGCCTTCTGGCTTGCCGCTGCCTTTGCCGCCGCCCCTGCGCTGGGGATTGCGGTCGCGGTGAAGGTCGTGCGCCTCACCGGCCGGACGGGGCGGGCATGA
- the soxR gene encoding redox-sensitive transcriptional activator SoxR has translation MDEDDIKRTLAVGDVAKRSGIAVSTVHFYEAKGLIEGWRTPGNQRRYHRAVLRRIAIIRIAQRAGIPLSTIRGALADLPHDHVPNARDWQRFTDAWRDMLQERIVSLMQLRDQIASCIGCGCLSLEECPLRNPGDALGREGAGPRRLIPKP, from the coding sequence ATGGACGAAGACGACATCAAGCGGACCCTCGCCGTCGGCGACGTCGCCAAGCGCAGCGGCATCGCGGTCTCCACCGTCCATTTCTACGAGGCGAAAGGGCTGATCGAAGGGTGGCGGACGCCGGGGAACCAGCGCCGCTACCACCGCGCCGTGCTGCGCCGCATCGCCATCATCCGCATCGCGCAACGAGCCGGTATCCCGCTGTCTACCATCCGCGGCGCGCTCGCCGACCTGCCGCACGACCACGTGCCGAACGCCCGTGACTGGCAGCGTTTCACCGATGCCTGGCGGGACATGCTGCAGGAGCGGATCGTCAGCCTGATGCAGCTTCGCGACCAGATCGCCAGCTGCATCGGCTGCGGCTGCCTCTCGCTCGAGGAATGCCCGCTGCGGAACCCCGGGGACGCGCTCGGCAGGGAGGGGGCGGGCCCGCGGCGGCTGATCCCGAAGCCGTAG
- a CDS encoding VOC family protein, whose protein sequence is MAVVPIRSLYETHLTVSDLDRSIAFYRDVLGLELAHRVPDRHAAFFWVGARERSMLGLWSIHSSPLRFRLHISFKVDLEDVKRSIPALRDAGVEPRPAFGLPAAEPIVFSWMPAASVFFDDPDGHSLEFIASLPEPPRPELGVMSLSRWRMLQQAGNAGPPG, encoded by the coding sequence ATGGCGGTCGTTCCGATCCGGTCACTCTACGAAACGCATCTGACCGTCAGCGATCTCGATCGCTCCATCGCCTTCTATCGGGATGTGCTGGGGCTCGAATTGGCCCACAGGGTGCCCGACCGCCATGCTGCGTTCTTCTGGGTCGGCGCCAGGGAACGCAGCATGCTGGGGCTGTGGTCGATCCATTCGTCGCCCCTGCGGTTCCGGCTGCACATCTCCTTCAAGGTCGATCTGGAGGACGTGAAGCGCTCGATTCCGGCCCTCCGCGATGCCGGTGTCGAGCCGAGGCCGGCATTCGGCCTCCCCGCCGCGGAGCCGATCGTCTTCTCCTGGATGCCGGCCGCCAGCGTCTTCTTCGATGATCCGGACGGCCATTCGCTGGAGTTCATCGCCAGCCTCCCGGAGCCGCCTCGCCCGGAGCTCGGGGTCATGTCTCTCAGCCGGTGGCGGATGCTCCAGCAAGCCGGCAACGCCGGGCCGCCCGGGTAG
- a CDS encoding NADPH-dependent FMN reductase, with amino-acid sequence MDTLRIGLIYGSVRDGRFCDTVAGWAAGEIERAGGFALDPIDPRTLGLPDWSGRRDGEGVTAFRERIDRADGFVVVTPEYNHAYPAVLKFMIDCAYAEWQAKPVAFVCYGGISGGLRAVEQLRLVFAELHAVTLRDTVSLAFAPRRFDASGRLVEPEQTTAAMTVMLKALRWWGTTLRQARAVAPYAEALA; translated from the coding sequence ATGGACACTCTGCGCATCGGCCTGATCTACGGCAGCGTCCGCGACGGCCGGTTCTGCGACACCGTCGCCGGCTGGGCGGCCGGCGAGATCGAGCGGGCCGGCGGCTTCGCGCTCGACCCGATCGACCCGCGCACGCTCGGCCTGCCGGACTGGAGCGGCCGGCGGGACGGGGAGGGCGTCACCGCCTTCCGCGAGCGCATCGACCGGGCCGACGGCTTCGTCGTGGTGACGCCGGAATACAACCACGCCTATCCGGCGGTGCTGAAGTTCATGATCGACTGCGCCTATGCCGAATGGCAGGCCAAGCCGGTGGCCTTCGTCTGCTATGGCGGCATCTCCGGCGGCTTGCGGGCAGTGGAGCAGCTGCGCCTGGTGTTCGCCGAGCTGCATGCGGTGACGCTGCGCGACACCGTCAGCCTGGCCTTCGCCCCGCGCCGCTTCGACGCGTCCGGCCGGCTGGTCGAGCCGGAGCAGACGACCGCCGCCATGACGGTGATGCTGAAGGCGCTGCGCTGGTGGGGCACGACGCTGCGCCAGGCCCGCGCCGTCGCCCCCTATGCCGAGGCGCTGGCGTAG
- a CDS encoding DUF2239 family protein, with the protein MTATASTPCTAFEGHTLLLSGPLAEVARAARAASGPVLVFDDTTGRVVDLDLRGSEAEIVARLAPADSAEPAEPRGRGRPKLGVVGREVTLLPRHWEWLAAQPGGASVALRRLVDEARRTGGATQRMRAAQEAAYRVMSAMAGDLPGFEEASRALFSRDRARFGQETATWPPDLRGYITRLAFGGPADDPAKAP; encoded by the coding sequence GTGACCGCGACCGCCTCCACGCCCTGCACCGCCTTCGAAGGCCACACGCTGCTGCTGTCCGGCCCCTTGGCCGAGGTCGCGCGGGCGGCCAGGGCCGCGTCCGGCCCCGTTCTCGTCTTCGACGACACGACCGGACGGGTGGTGGATCTCGACCTCCGCGGCAGCGAGGCCGAGATCGTCGCGCGGCTGGCGCCGGCGGACAGTGCCGAGCCGGCCGAGCCCCGCGGGCGGGGACGGCCGAAGCTCGGCGTGGTCGGGCGCGAGGTCACCCTGCTGCCGCGGCACTGGGAGTGGCTGGCGGCACAGCCGGGCGGCGCCTCGGTGGCGCTGCGCCGGCTGGTGGACGAGGCCCGGCGGACCGGCGGCGCAACGCAGCGGATGCGCGCAGCGCAGGAGGCCGCCTATCGCGTCATGTCGGCGATGGCGGGCGACCTGCCCGGCTTCGAGGAGGCGTCGCGCGCCCTGTTCTCCCGCGACCGCGCCCGCTTCGGGCAGGAGACCGCGACCTGGCCCCCGGATCTGCGAGGCTATATCACGCGCCTCGCCTTCGGCGGGCCGGCAGACGACCCGGCGAAGGCTCCCTGA
- a CDS encoding GIY-YIG nuclease family protein, whose amino-acid sequence MKREDRKAAVAAWKEQKVSVGIYAVRCVASGETWVGRSPNLATARNRVWFMLRFGSHSHPGLQQAWRAHGEGTFTFEVVETLSDEDATHFRDKRLKQRLEHWQAALGAEAI is encoded by the coding sequence ATGAAGCGCGAGGACAGGAAGGCGGCCGTCGCCGCCTGGAAGGAGCAGAAGGTGTCCGTCGGGATCTATGCGGTGCGCTGCGTCGCGTCGGGCGAGACCTGGGTCGGGCGCAGCCCCAACCTGGCCACCGCGCGAAACCGCGTCTGGTTCATGCTGCGCTTCGGCAGCCACTCGCATCCCGGCCTGCAGCAGGCGTGGCGCGCCCATGGCGAAGGCACCTTCACCTTCGAGGTGGTCGAGACCCTGTCCGACGAGGACGCCACCCATTTCCGCGACAAGCGCCTGAAGCAGCGGCTGGAGCACTGGCAGGCAGCGCTGGGGGCCGAGGCGATCTGA